A stretch of DNA from Kwoniella mangroviensis CBS 8507 chromosome 1 map unlocalized Ctg01, whole genome shotgun sequence:
CCTCGATCTCCACCTCCCTTTCCCCCACTAAATTCCTAATACTAAACGATCTGACCGTCTTCTGACCAAGATCTCCATCGAGGTAAGTAGACTGTAGATGGATCCATCCGGATGGTACGTCCAATACCTGAATGAGCTGATCCTGTTTGGGTAAATTCAATTTACTaccaggtgatgatgattgtccACCGGGTGTAGCTGTCACTGCCcctgttgttgttgttgtgggtATAGTTAAAGGTCTGGGAGGTGGAACTTCTCCATCTTGAATTGGTGGAAGTTCGCCGTTACTCGATGTAGGACTTAGAACTTCCATTATCCCTTTGACGCCAGCTTCTACCAGCCCCTCCAAGCTGTGTACAATATTTGACATGTTGAATAGGGGGAATGAATGGGTAATGATACGAGATGAGCGGCTactcgaggatgatgatatttgacGGATTGAGGTGATACCAGAAGACCGATGGGTCTTACTGGATTactgattcatcatctttgataaaggagagagagggaggaagaaaagggaaggggaggtaGATGGTTggatctcctctctttctctcttgtgaagatgggttgattggATGTGAGCTGAAAGTGTCGGTGTGACCGCGATGAACGTATGGCTGCGAGCGAAGATGCGGAAGTGCGGATGCCGAGGATACGTGGTTGGCTCGGACGATGAGCAATCCACTGGATCCAGTAACACTCAGCCAAGCTGTGACTGCTCAGTTGATTGGGGTGACAACGAAAGATTATCCTATCAGCAGCTTTAATTAGGTCGAGAAATGGTCACACGAGCGGAAGGGACGAATGAAAAGCTCTTGGGTCGTAGTCGTCCGAGCTTGAGAACATCAATGTGACTACCCGTGTGGACGTCGTCaaggaagggatgatgatgatgatgatgatgatgatgatgatgatgatgatgagataagCCGATGTAGTCGGGTTTACTTGAATGAGGAATACACAGCTTGATGATCGTCGTAAGGATGGTTGGGATGAggtcgaggatgatgatagattgattATTGAGTAAGAAAGGGTGGTTCGGATTGGGTCGAAAAATCCGGGGCAGCTTGTTTGATGGGATTGCACACTAAGACTAGTGGGATACCTTAAGTATCACCGAAATAGCTATTGCGATAGGCTGATAAAGGCCTTTTGGGCCTCGGAGAGGTGGTTGAGTGGGATGTCGTCCTATgtaggaaagagaaaagaaggaaagaaagaagagaaaagagaaaagagggagCCAAGTGTTGATAATACTGGGAATTGAGGGTGGTAACTACGACGAACTTGCAGTGGCGTTCTCTTCTATATATTTGGCACATGTGGATACATATCCCCTCGATCGCACCATGCATGGAGCATACACAGTCAAGCTTATACTTGTATCCATGTGAACAGGTGATTCTATGCATTGCAGTGTATGGTGAAGTAAAGTATGGGATGCTATGGTACATAAGTAGAATACAAGGGAAGTACTAGCAGGCGAGAATCAAGCGAAGAGGAGGGCTAAACACTGGTGATTGTAGACAAGTATGACAATCTCGAATTCTCATCCCGATACCAATGAAGCATAAAGGGAAacaagatcgatcaagaacTATTCCTCAATTTCTCTACCCCACCAGCTTTGgtgatcatcctcttgatctcacCTTTGGTCTTCTGCCATACGTTCAATTTCATATCCCTCGCCATACTCTCGTAATCGTCATTGTATTTCTGGACAAGTTTTATCAACCATGTCTTCTCGGATGTCGAGCTGTGTCTCTTGACCGGCGCGGAAGTTGATGACAGTGCTTCGAGCTCTGTTGTAAATAATAGTATATGTTAACATCAGTATATACTTTGGTACGACACATGCGATAGGGATTATGAGGAAAATTTGCCTAACTAAGATCGTTCTCGTCAGGTTCAAATGTAGAAATAAAGTTAACTCACGCCTTACGACCTCCGTTTTACCTTGtaccttctccctctcctcctcatcctcttcaaacGGAacattcccttcttgatcttgtacctcctcatcctcatcaatgatgatatcaatcacgttcccttcttcatcccttatAATCCTACCGAAACCCACTTTCGGTTgtgcttcctcttcagcagcAGGTACGATTGGTAATTTGACTCGTTGagatcgagaggaagaggctgatGAGGGGATGGGAATCGAAGGTAATAAACCTAATGCTGCGTAACTACAATGCAACAAGACAAAGAATATTAGTCTTCctgtcatatcatcaaacTATCATCTCCTTATACGCTACACGTACTTCTGAAAGaccgtcttcttcttgtcccAACCGTTCTGCAACACCTCTGGACCTTTCAAGGGAGGTGCCCGTCTCTGCTTCTGATGCAACTTCCGAATCCTGTGGATACTGGGTTTGGTAGATTTGTGAGACTTCGCTTTGGATCGCTGTCTAGGGTTGGCCATGGTGTTCTACTGTGCTCTCTTTCTTCGTGTTCAGTGTTATTGGTCTATGTGTAAAAGGAGAAGTAACAGAAGAACAAAATCTTGTTACGCTGGTACAGTAGTGTGGTGGTTCTAAAAAAGATTTCTTGGTACCACATGAGGTTACGTAATATATCTGTTAGTGAcattccacttcatcaaactcactGTTCCCTGGCAAATAACtaaacatccatccatcccatcatcaacgacatcatcgtcattcgtCATTCGTCATTCGTCCTTCTACTCCTCACTCGGTCTCATAGCACATACTGCATACTGCATATCCATATTCACACACGGACTCACCCCACGCAGATACAAGTAGACAATCATACAAGAtgggtggagaaggtgagttctgtCAGTGTAGAGCTCGACTCAGATGGAGCTGATAAGCACTTTACCTCTATCCATTTTCCTCACACGACTTGCATCACGTTATATTCCCTCGACCTATTATGACCATAACTCGATGGATACTTGTAACATACACATATACGTGTACGACATTCTTCACTTTATCATGATGGTGACACACCACAGGCTGGTTATTCCTCTTTGCGGTCTTAATGGCTGCCGTACTCTTATTCACCATGGTGTTCTTTGTGAGTAGATCCCATCTGCCTCGCACCAGATCGTCGTGTCGCTTACTAACGCTATGCGTGGATATAGATCATCATGTTCTCTGATCTTGAGTGTGGTAAGTCCAGCTACTCACTTGCTCTTCGTGAATACAATGACGAGACcgatgtagctgatataatgCTGATACTGGGATAACAGATTACATCAACCCTATCGACCTCTGTAACAAGCTcaatcaggtgagtacatgCATAATCTACGATATTGTCCATCACATTCAAgtgctgatcatccttttgTCAAATCATCAGTTCGTTCTCCCCGAGATGATCGCCCATGCCTTCCTCACTCTATGTTTCCTCCTGTCCGGTCAATGGTTGGCTTTCTTGTTGAACGCTCCATTAGTAGGATATAACGTTAACAAGTGGGTAATAATGTACCTCCACAATCGAAGTAGAGTCTTTCGCTGATTCTTTTCCGTACTACTTTCTGTCCCCTCACCCATCCTCAATCTCCAACAAACACTTGATCCCCTCTTTTACCCCCACCCACAGGATCATGGCCAAGAACCACATGTACGATGCAACCGAGATTTTCCGTACTTTGTCGGGTCACAAGAAAGAATCATTCATCAAACTTGGTTTCTACCTCGTTTCATTCTTCTACTACCTTTACAGGTGCGTAatatatctatcttttcCAACCATCCTTACCCCGCGTCCCCTCTGAGCATTTCTTTGAGGTTGACTCTCGTAAGGGAAACCGCCTGACATATGACTTGTATCCGCAGAATGATCCTCGCCCTCATATCCGAGAGCGACTAAGACCGAACTCGATTCTTACAAACCATCATTATCCTCTTTACGATAATTATGAACAATAGCGTAGAGCAGCTAGGTCAAGGGAGGAAAAGACTGGATTTAGTATCTTCCCTCATTTAAGAGAGTAATCTGTGCAAGCGAATGGGAGAGATAGGAGGTGGGGTGGGAAAAGACGATAGATAGTTATCTGTGGATGGATGTTTTCTTTTATCATTTCTCCTTTCATTCTATATTGAACTCGATGAATTTCCCAATTATAATACCTCTGTGATTGCCTGAATCTACTGGCCCCACTCTTCATGCATAGCAAACATGCTCAGATTGGATGtatatgagatgatatactgGTGATGGTGTCGAGAGTGATTCGTCATCTGAATGGGTGTGCGTGCCTGAGTGATCCAAACAAAAGTATACAGCATACCCGTAGAGTAAACACATTCCTGTAGCTGCATCTTGCCCCTCGAGATAGACCTATGCATGCAGTGTACACTTACATCCTGTACATCGAGCTGTGCATCCGCCAGTAATGAACACTCGTATGAAGCACCTAAGGGAGTTGtgtgagatggatgataaatCACGTTGCCTACGACCAACGACCAACGGACGAATCCCGATTTGGATTCGATAACCGATCACTTCGCTGGttcacttctcatcatcactatttgatcattcttcatcacaCCATAGACGATAGATCCCATAGAACCATAGATACGTCTCGGCTTCCTCTAACCTGAGCAAGTACCATCGTACCATCGGCTTCAGCTCTGTTCAGCCGACTGGACTGGCCCTTGCACCATATCACGATCTCAACATCCCtcttttcatcctcatcatcaagttgGTAATCTTGGTACAGATCCTTTGTTACACTCGAAGTATTAGCAAGTATCTCCTCATagttcatcatcatgtcattgACATCACCTCATCCAACGTATATACCAATAAGTCATTCGCCGACCCACGAGAtcaatggagaagaagaagaacaagggcGAGGACGAGAGAAATCATCGCCGACTGGAAATGGTGGGGGAGGTGTTGAAAGGAGACCTACAGGAGTGAGAAAGGGTGAGTGTAGTCACTATTCGTTTGGAGTTGATCTACTGTCTACTCTGCGGTTCCAAGAGTACACTGTAGCCTTTGTGCCCTGTTCGGAAAATCCATGTAATGTAGAAGAGGGACAGAGGATCTCTTGTTTCTTTTTTGGAGGTCGAATGAACAACTCAGTCGAATGGTTTATTGTCACATTTACTGCTTTATAAGCAACTCATCTAACTTTactgcttcctcttctctcaacatcatcctgATTTTAATCTACATTATACATACGCATCTCTTCATACATCTTGATTGCTACATCGCCGCTCTGACCGATATCAGCGGACATCTTACTCTAAAAAAAAGGTCATCACACCTTGATAATCTATCCCATCCCGATCACACTGTTTGTgttgatcgtcatcatcatcgatatcattaCCGTTGTTTTTGTCTTATACCTTTAAAGCATCCGAAggcatatcatcatcatcttacCTGTCACCTgccttctcctctctttttcCCTAATTGCTTGGTGATATCAAATAGATCTAcgccttgatcatctgtttgACTGACGCAAGACTACGTGCTCACCATCATTATCACCTATTGTTGCTGACGCATTGACTTGTATCTCCTCATTGCTTATCAACGTATCACAACCAACGTTTCATCTGATTGAACAATCCAAAAAATACAATCCAAAAAAAAACGAATCGACGATTCTCAACTAAAATTACATATATGACACACCAACACTCGATCAACTTATTTCCCCACTTTGGGTTATTATCTTATCTAATCCACCATCAATAACCATGTCACTTGCCGACTCACGAATTTTACCCAACCTGTACGATGGACTGGCAACTCCACCAATCTTATCACCCCCTCTCACGCCCACATCTAAAACTCGTTATCATTACGCACTCAACATTCATGTGACGATCACCCCTCTCTCACCTCGTTCCAACAacgtttcttcctctcctatCCGttcgacctcgacctctGCCAAACCCAACTCATTattctcaccatcaattGTCTATCCCATGGCACCGCCCTCTACCCTTGTGGACCTTCCTCTCGGATCATTACAACCCGCTCAATTACCCCCGCCGTGCATAATCGTACCTGCCAATCGCATGAACTTGAAATTGAACTCGAAAACCGAAGCAGACTCACTCACGAGAGAGCGGAAGGGCAAGATGCCAGCTCTGTCTCACCTGCTGAGCGTAGGTAATG
This window harbors:
- a CDS encoding nucleolar protein 16; amino-acid sequence: MANPRQRSKAKSHKSTKPSIHRIRKLHQKQRRAPPLKGPEVLQNGWDKKKTVFQNYAALGLLPSIPIPSSASSSRSQRVKLPIVPAAEEEAQPKVGFGRIIRDEEGNVIDIIIDEDEEVQDQEGNVPFEEDEEEREKVQGKTEVVRQLEALSSTSAPVKRHSSTSEKTWLIKLVQKYNDDYESMARDMKLNVWQKTKGEIKRMITKAGGVEKLRNSS